CCTTGGCCGCCGCGTACGGGAGCTGCCCGATCTGCCCCTCGTAGGCGGCGATGGACGCGGTGTTGACGATGACGCCGCGCGAGCCGTCCAGGTCGTCCTGGCGGCCCATCGCGGCGGCGGCCAGGCGCATCACGTTGAACACGCCGGTGAGGTACACGTCGACGGTCTTGCGGAACCCGGCCAGGTCGAGGGGGCTGCCGTCGCGGCCGACGAGCCGCCCGCCGGTCGCCGGGCCGCCGTGGCAGTCGACCGAGACGCGCAGTGGAGCGATGTCGGTGGCGGCGGCCAGCGCGGCCTCGACGTCGGTCTCCTCGGTGGCGTCGGTCCGCACGTACCTGACGCCCAGCTCGGCCTCCAGTGCCTTGCCCTTCTCGTCGGCG
The nucleotide sequence above comes from Actinomadura algeriensis. Encoded proteins:
- a CDS encoding SDR family NAD(P)-dependent oxidoreductase — protein: MQISGSSAVVVGGAGGLGEATVRRLHAAGAQVVVADLADEKGKALEAELGVRYVRTDATEETDVEAALAAATDIAPLRVSVDCHGGPATGGRLVGRDGSPLDLAGFRKTVDVYLTGVFNVMRLAAAAMGRQDDLDGSRGVIVNTASIAAYEGQIGQLPYAAAKGGVVGMTLVAARDLSPLGIRVVTIAPGTFNTPAYGTAGDKLEAYWGPQVPHPRRMGQSPEYAALVEHICENDYLNGEVIRLDGALRFPPK